AAAACGAATTTATGCATATACAATTATTGTTTCTGTTTGTCATACTGATAGAGCTGGCTGCGTCAGAATAATTTCTGTCCGAAGAGCCAGTAAGAAAGAAAGGAGTTTGTATTATGGCCATAGTTAGAATGACTGACGAGGAGATAAAGAAAAAATATCCGGTCACTTCAAAAGACCTTAAACTTATACGTAAAATCAAGGATGCGCAAATCGATTATTCTGATTGCCCGGATGTCGCTGAGTTGTTAGCCAAAGGCCAGGCGCGCCGCGTTGGCCGTCCTAAAAAAGAATACACGAAAAGAACTATTTCCATTCGTCTTTACGACTACGATCTGGCTGCTTTGCGCAAAAGCGGCCGCGGCTGGCAAACCAGAATTAGCGATTTAGTCAGCGAGCAAATCAAATGAGGAGCATTATAGTCTAATTTACTCTCTTTAATTTTCCAGCTAACGATATGCTACAATATTTTCATGCGAAAATTTATTTGGTTTTGCGCGCTGCTCTCCTGCCTGTATTCCGCCACGCTCAATGTCACACCGCGGCGGCCACTGCAGGGCAACAGCGTCAAACTGGAATTACTGACCGAGACCGCGGTGCAAAACGCCAGCGTGGCGCTCCGCGGCAAGACCGTGCCGCTGTATCTCTCCGCGCCCAATAAATACACGACAATACTCGGCACTTATATGGACTGGCCGACCGGTGACTACACGCTCAAAGTCGCTTACCAAATAAATAACCGGCCTTACGAAATGCCCGCGGTCATCACGCTGCAAGATGGCAATTTTGATGTGGAGACGCTGGTCATTCCCCGTCAAAAACAGGAAGAAGGCGCGACGGATATGACCGTGCTGTCCAAAGAAAACGCGACGCTTGGCACGGCTTTTCGCGCCTGGAAAAGCGGCTCGTACGTCAGCGGCGCTTTTACTTTTCCTCTGCAAAACACCAAAACACCGGTCACTTCGCCTTACGGTGTGCAGCGGCATTACAAAAATTATCAGGGGCAGCCGTTGTATTCGTGGGCGCACCGCGGCATTGATTACGCGGCCGTGCTGAATACGCCGGTATACGCGGCGCAGAATGGCATTATCGCTGTGGCCGAGCAAATGCAGGTGCACGGCGGTACTATTGTCATCGATCACGGCCAGGGGATCATGAGCATTTATAATCATCTGGCTAAAATCAATGTCAAAAAAGACCAGTATGTCACGAAAAATGCGTTGATCGGCTATAGCGGCAATACCGGCCATACCACCGGCCCGCATTTGCATTACGGCCTGTCCGTGCACGATGTCCGCGTCAATCCGCAGGAATGGTTCGGCAAAAAATGACACTAAAAAATGTGCGCTTTTTGAGGTATAATTAACGATATAATTATTGAGGTGGCAAAATGCAAAATTATAATATTGCTTTGGTTTGGGACGAAGAAGCGCAGGTGTGGCTGGCCAAAAATGACCAAATACCGCTGGCTATGGAATCCGGCTCCTTTGACGCGCTGATTGAACGTGTAAAAACTGCTGTGCCGGAGCTGCTGGAGCTCAATGCGGAAAAACACCAGGCTGTGCATCTGTTATTTAAAGCTGAAAGACTAGCCCAGGTCGCTTAAAATAATGGCTGAATTTGAAAAAAAGGTTCGCGCTAAACTCAAAGAGAACGGCTGTTCTTTCCAGCGGCGCGGCAAAGGAGACCATGACATCTGGTACAGTCCTATATCCAATCATTACTTTCCGGTGGATAGCCGGATCAAATCCCGCCACACGGCTAATGCTATTATGAAGCAGGCCGGCGTTGATTTTCATTTTTAGCGATGGTGAAAAAAATTTACGTTATTGGCTGGCCGGTCGAGCACAGCTTATCGCCGGAGATGCACAACGCCGCTTTTCGCGCGCTGGGACTGGATTATGTCTACGAAAAACTGGCGGCGCCGCCGGAAGAGTTGGCCGCGGTTTTGCATAAACTGCGCCAGGATCCGGATTGCGCGGGGGCCAATATCACTATTCCGCACAAAAAAGCCGCGGCGGCGCTAGCCGATGAGCTGGACAGGGGCGCGCGGGAGTGCGGCTCGGTCAACACGCTAGTCTGCCGCGCGGGCCGATTAGTCGGTTACAGCGCTGATGGCGCCGGTTATCTGGCCGGACTGCGGGCGGACAATATCGACCCCGGGAACAAGAACATCGTGCTTTTCGGTAACGGCGGCGCCGCGCAGAGTATTATCCCTGTTTTGCGGCCGCTGGCCAAAAAATTGACTATCGTCGCCAGACAGGATACTCGTCCGGACATAGGCGCGGCGGATATTGTGATCAACGCCACTTCGGTCGGCATGTCTCCACGGGTGGACGCGACTATACTGCCGGAGCCGGAATTACTGGCGCAGATCCATAGCGGCCAGATATTTTCGGACATAGTTTACGCTCCGCGCCAGACCCTGTTTTTAAAGAACGCCGCCGCCAGAGGCGCGGTCATTCACGAAGGCTGGAAGATGCTGCTCTGGCAGGGCGCGCTGGCTTTTGAATTATTTACCGGCCAGCCCGCGCCGGTGGAAATTATGCAAAAAGCGCTGCTGGAAAAATTACAGGATACGCTGGAGAAAGGAGCAGAGTGATGGTCGTTGAGCGGAGTCGAAACGACCGTATTACGCTCCCTTCGACTCCGCTCAGGGAGCGGCTCGCGCTTCGGGCGGTGAGCGGAGTATCCCGCGGATACGCTGGTGAACCGCCCCAAAATTCATTTGACAATTGTTTGCGCATTTCGTTAAAATCAATTTCAGATATGTAAAATCTATCGGGAGGTGCGGAATGGCAGAAGAAATTTTGGTAGTGGCAAGCAAGGTGAAGGACTATATCAGCAGCAAGGGCGGCAGAACTTCCGGCGAATTGATCGAGGCTTTGAGCAAAAAAGTGCAGAAAAAACTGGATAGAGCGCTGGAAAGAGCCAAAGAGAATAGCCGTCAGACTGTAATGCCTTACGACCTCTAATTGCTTTTTTGGTGAAATTTGTAAAAGGCCCGGTTTAAACCCCGGGCTTTTGCTTTTTTACCGCATTTTCCGCCAGTTCCATAGCTTTATTCAGATCACGGACGATCTCTTCCTGCAAAGCTTTTTCCTGCTCCGGGGTCAACTCCGGCGGGATTTCCAGCGGCTGGAGCACGCGCAGCGCCGCCCGGGAACCCCAGAGCGGCAATTGATATTTATCCCAGCGCCCGCGGAAAATAATTTTGCGTGAATAAGCCGCGCCGATCGGAAAGATCACCGCATTGGCTTTTTCGGCGATCCTGACCATGCCGGACTTGGCCGCGCGCCGCGGCCCATTTGGCCCGTCGAGCGCGATAACGCCGCAATGCCCTGCCCTGAGATGTTTGATAAAGCCAACTGTCCCGCGCACAGTTTGCGGGCTTTTGTGATCGTCGGTTATCCGAAAATCTCGCATACCGTAGGAATTGGCCATAGCCGCCAGCACATCGCCTTTGAGCGAGGCTTCCATGAGCACACCGGCGTCGCGGCGGCGGAACCAATAAAAGCCCGCAAAAGTCACTTCGTGCCAGCAGCAAAAAAGAATACTCCGGCCAGCCTGCAAATACTGAGCGGTCAGGGCGTCTAATTCCGCGCAGTCCAGCCGCAGCGTCGGCGAGATCAGGCGGTACAGCCAGATCAGTCCTTTTTTCTTAAAAAATTGCGTCAAACCGACAAACATGACAATATTGTAATACCGGAGTTACATTTTTGTAAACTTGTGTTACAATTTCGGCTTATGAAAGCTCCCGCCGCCAATCGTGAACTGGAAGAGTTGAGCGTTCTTTTTGAGTTGAGCCAAAAGATCAATATTTCCAACGATCTGCAGGATATTCTGAACACGATTCTGGACATTCTCTCGCGCAAAATGGGCATGACGCGCGGCACGGTCACTCTGCTCAAACCGTACACTGACGACCTGATCATCGAGGCGGCGCACGGCCTGTCTTACGACGCCAAACAGCGCGGGCATTACAAGCTGGGCGAAGGCATCACCGGCAAAGTCGCCGCCAGCGGCAAACCGATGATCATTTCCAATATCAGCGACGAACCGCGTTTTTTGAATAAAACCAAAACTCGCAGTGAATTGGACAAGCAAAATATTTCTTTTATCTGCGTGCCGATCAAAGTCGGCAAAGAAACGATCGGCGTTCTGAATGTGGACAAGCTTTTTCAAAAAGATATTGCTCTCGATGAAGATCTGCGCTTGCTGATGATCATTTCCTCAATGCTTGGCCAGGCCGTCAAGATCCACCGCGCCATCAATGAAGAGCGCGACAAACTGCGTGCCGAGGCCGAAAAACTGCGCTCACAGCTGAGCGAAAAATTTAATTTCACCAATATTATCGGCAACAGCAGCCAGATGCACGATGTGTATGTGCAGATCCATCAGGCCAGCAAAGGCAACGCCTCGATCCTGATCCGCGGCGAGTCCGGCACCGGCAAAGAACTGGTCGCGCAAGCCATTCATTACAATTCGATACGCTCCGCCAGGCCTTTTGTCAAAGTCAACTGCGCGGCTATCCCCGCGGAGCTGATCGAAACCGAGCTTTTTGGCCACGAAAAAGGCGCGTTCACCGGCGCTCATCAGCAGAAAAAAGGCAAGTTTGAGCTGGCGCACGGCGGCACGATTTTCCTGGATGAAGTCGGCGATCTGTCCATGCCGACGCAGGTCAAATTATTGCGTGTGCTTCAAGAAAAAGAGTTCGAAAGGGTCGGTGGGGTCGAGACTATCAAAACCAATTTTCGCCTGATCTCCGCCACCAATAAAAACCTCGAAACCATGATCAAGGACAGTCTTTTCCGGGAAGACCTGTATTACCGGCTCAATGTTTTCAGTATATTCCTGCCGCCGCTGCGCGACCGCCGCACGGATATTTTGCTTTTGGCCGAGCATTTTCTCAAAACTTACGCCGAGGAAAACAACAAAAAGATCAACCGCATTTCCACGCCGGCAATCGACATGATGATGACCTATCACTGGCCGGGCAATGTGCGTGAGCTGGAAAACTGCATCGAGCGCGCGGTTTTAGTCTGCGAAGGCGAGACTATTCACGGACACCATTTGCCGCCGTCGCTGCAAACCAACACGCAGCGCGGGCAGACCGAGGAGATCTCTTTTGAGGAAAAAGTCGCCACTTACGAAAAAGACCTGATCATCGACGCGCTCAAGGCCACGCGCGGCAATATCAGCAAGACCGCGGAGCTGCTGCATACGACCGTGCGCATCATCGGCTACAAAATGAAACAATACGCGCTGGATTATAAGACTTACCGGTAAGTTTTTTCTGATTGACAAAACGCCTCACCACACTTATTATGTGTAAGAAGGTGAAAAGATGAAAAATATTACTCTGGCTATTGATGAAGAAATGCTGACTTTGGGGCGAGAATATGCCAAAAGACATAATATGTCTTTCAACGCTCTGGTCAGAAAATCCGTGGAAAAAACGGTCAAAAAAACTTCTCAAGACTGGCTGGCTGATCTGTTTCAAGAAATGGACAAAGATAATGCTTCTTCTAGGGGGAAAAAATGGACCAGAGCGGAATTATACCGTGGCTAAAATTTTTATAGACAGCAATATACTGGTCTATGCGCTGGATAAATATCACAAAAAGAAACAGCTGCTCGCGAGGCAGACGCTAAAAAGCATCGTGGAAAATAACAACGCCGTAATATCCACGCAGGTGTTGCAGGAATTTTACACTGTCTGCACCAGAAAATTGCAGCTCGCTCCTTTGCGGGTAAAAGAATATGTGCATAATTACAGTGAAAATTTAGAAGTGGTGCAAAACAGCCCGGAGCTGATCGAGCGAGGCATAGATATTAGTATAATTTCTCAAATATCTTTTTGGGACGCCCTGCTAATTGCCTCCGCGGAATACGCCAAATGTTCCGAATTGATCACCGAAGACCTGAACGCTGGCCAAATAATAAACGGCCTAAAAATAAGAAATCCTTTTGCCGCTTAGCCGAAACGGCCGCTGCTAATTTTTACTAAAGATTTAGCTCAGCTGAAAACATCCCTTTGGTCAGCACGGTTGACGCCGCGGAAGAAAACGAGCGGTTGAACTCCGCTAAAATTTCAAACTTTAGTGAAAACCCCGTCGCCGTTTCCAGGCCTAGAGAAAAATTTGCCAAAAAATTATCCCAGGAAATACTTTCCAATAAACCGCGCTCGTGACCGTAATTTTCCAGATGCGGCCGCCAGCTGATGTCAAAACCCGTATAAGCGCTGCGCGGCAGCGGGATCCGGCTGGACAGACTGGGATTAACAAAAGGCAGCGCCGGCAAATCCAATAACGGTTTGACATACCATTTATCTTTATCAGCCTGCCAAAATGCCAGATCATACTTGTCCATCAGCCCCAGTAAAGAACGGGACGACTCGCCGCCCAAACGCCACTGGCCGACAGCCCAGGCCGTGTCCACATTGAGGCGCAAAATCTCGTGGCCCAAAGACAGGCGGGAGTTAAAAATATGCTCCGCGTAATAATCCAGACCGAGCATGGATAGAGCCGGCCCATCGGTCGGCTCGTGGGTGTAACCCATACTGGCCTTAAACCAGGGCGCCGAATAATCCAGAGACACCGCGGCGGATCTTGCATACGGATCGGCCGTCAAATGCAGATCCAGCGCGGCGCCCTCTTCGGCAAGCAAAGCGGATCTTAGCGCAAATTTCTGATAATAATCCTTACCCAGCCCGTGCTGCTTTTGATAAACATTTCGCCCAAAGTTTAAATAAGCGTCGACAAACTGATTAACTTTGCCGCCCAGCCAACCGTCCGTATATTCGTTGAGCCAGACCAGAGTGTCAGCGTCCGGATCATCCATAAGATATGTGGTCAATTTGCTATCAAAACGGACAGCAACATCGTCTAAGTGCGGAGCGATAGCCAACAACGCCTGGCTGTACGGCGAATGTTTCAGCCAGACATTTTTAGTCAGAAATCCGCCCAGATCATCGACCGAACCGGCAAAAGTCACATTGTTCTCGGTCAGGGCTCGCAAATAATCCTGCCAGGCTTCCGGCGCGGCCATGTCCTGCGGCAGGACCGGCAGCGGCTTATCCAGATCAATAATGCCGCTGATCGCGTCAAGCTGAAATTCAGCTTGTTTAGCGACAGCGTTGTAGTAGACTGCAAAATTGTTAAAATACATTCCATAATCTCCATAACGCGCCGCCAATCGCTGGGCGGAGACTGCCAGATCATTAGTTCTGTCATTGTAGGCTGTGTTCCAGCTTCCCAGCGAGAAATAACCGTCCCGGACTTGCAAGTTAAGCTTTTGCATACTTAAAGTCGAGAGCCCGGAATTATGCTGAAAATTAAAAACGTCAAGGCTGGCGGAAATATTTTTCCCGACGGCCCGCGCGCCGCGGCCGTGAATTTTCTTCTCAGGGTCCTCGATCTTGCCGTGCAATTCGGCTACGCTTACCAAAAAGTCACCATAGGTCTGTGAATTGATGTCATAAAGGTCGAAGCTGAACGGAAGCCGCGCCGGGTTTTCGGGAAAAATGGAGCCCGCGCTCTGATAGGAGCCCCGGCCGATCGTCAGATCTGTCCGGAGACCATTATCCGCGGCATTTAGATAACTGATCGCCAAAGCCGGAGTATCCACGCTGCCGGGGAGTTCCACCTGATAGCTTTCAGTATCAGCGGCAATGTCAAATTTTTCGACAGAGATATTTAAATTGTGCTCATTTTTAACCAGCGTAAAATTAATGCCGGATGCTGATCCTGTTTGCGATTCAGGCTCGCTCTCCACAGCCGCTTCCGCGGCGGAGACGCTCCATTCTACGCCGGTCTCCGAGTGTGTGCCGTTAGCGGAAAAATTGTGCGCCGCAATATTAAATAAATCTAACGGCAGGCCGTTTTCCGTGGTCGAATTTAGCGCCGCAAATTTCTCCACCCGAATTTCTAAGGGCTGATTGTTAAAGGCCTCTCCGGCCAGCGACAAACTCTCGCCTGCCAAACTAAAGCCCGCTTCGCCCTGATTTTTTATTGTCAGCGCGGCGGAATTACCGGCTAAATTTTCCCCTATTATTTGGGTAGAAAATTCAAAATCTGTTAACCCCACTTCGGATGTTTGGTCGTCGCTATAGATGCTCACTTCAGCGATCTTTCCAATTCCTGCCACTTCAACATTTTTTTCTTTATACTGGAATTCAAAATACTTATCCTGAAGTAAAACATTAACGATCTTATTTAGCTCTGTCGGGCTTATATGCGGCAGGCGCTCGATCAGCTCTTCCGGGGAATTCGGCGGATTGTTCAACAAACCATTCAGCGCGGCGGCGTTCACCGGATCCAGAGCGCCGGCGTTGACCAGCTCGGATAATTTAGCGCTGGAGTTTTCTTTATATTCGGCGCTATTAGCCTCCACAAAATCATACAGTTTTTGAAAAATATCCGGATCGTAATCAGCAGGCAGCGTCGGTTTTTGCGGAACAGCAATATTCGTAGAAGTTTCCCCGTTAGCGTATTCTCCGTTGTTAAAAGGGTAGTTAGGCTGAAGCGATACCGGAGCCATAAAACACCTCTTCTATATAGATATCGTCAGCGGAAATTATTTGTTGCAGCGAATGTGACATTATCTCCCCCTATTGATAAAGATCAACCCTAATATCGACGTGGAACACGGCGGACTTGCATGGAGCAGAGTGACGGTCGTTGAGCGGAGTCGAAACGACCGGTTTAGTACCGGTAATGTTCTGCTTTGTACGGGCCGTTGAGCGGCACGCCGAGATAATCCGCCTGCTTCTTGGTCAACTTGGTCAACTTAACGCCGATCTTGGCCAGATGCAGACGGGCGACTTCTTCGTCCAGGACTTTGGACAAACGGTATACGCCGGGCTTGTACACGTCTTTGTTTTTCCACAAATCGAGCTGCGCCAGGGTTTGATTGGCAAAAGAATTGGACATGACAAATGACGGGTGGCCAGTCGCGCAGCCGAGATTGACCAAACGCCCTTCGGCCAGCAAAAAGATCGCGCGTCCGTCGGGGAAAGTATACTGGTCTACCTGCGGTTTAATATTCAATTTTTTAACACCCGGCGCGGCGTTCAAGCGATCGACCTGTATCTCATTATCAAAATGGCCGATATTGCAGACTATGGCCTGATCTTTCATTTTTTGCAGGTGTTCGAGCGTGATAATATCCGTATTGCCGGTGGTCGTCACGTACACATCGCCGATCCCCAGCGTGTCCTCGACAGCCGTCACTTCAAAACCCTCCAGCGCGGCCTGCAAAGCGCAGATCGGGTCGATCTCCGTCACGATCACCCGCGCGCCAAAGCCGCGCATAGACCGCGCGCAGCCTTTGCCGACATCGCCATAGCCGCAAACCACGGCGACCTTGCCGGCGATCATGACATCGGTGGCGCGTTTAATGCCGTCGGCCAGCGACTCGCGGCAGCCATAAAGATTGTCAAATTTGGATTTGGTCACGGAATCATTAACGTTAATAGCCGGCACGAGAAGACGCCCGGCTTCCCGCATCTGATAGAGGCGGTGCACGCCGGTGGTCGTTTCTTCAGACACGCCTTGCCATTCTTTGACCACGTCATGCCAGCGGCTCTTGTTTTTTTCTGAAATTAACAGTTTTTTTATAATATCTTCTTCATGGCTGCCCGACGGAGTTTTGACCCAGTCAGAGCCGTTCTCCAGCTCATAGCCTTTGTGGATAAGCAAAGTCGCGTCGCCGCCGTCATCGACGATCAATTGAGGGCCCTGATCGCCGGGGAAAGTCAGAGCCTGACTCGTGCACCGCCAATAATCCTCTAAACTTTCGCCTTTCCAGGCAAAGACCGGTATTCCGGCTTTGGCGATAGCGGCGGCGGCATGATCCTGCGTGGAAAAAATATTACAGCTGCACCAGCGCACCTCGGCGCCGAGAGCGGTCAGTGTCTCAATCAGGACGGCGGTCTGTACAGTCATGTGCAGGCTGCCGGAGATCCGCACGCCTTTAAGCGGTTTTTCCCGGCCGTATTTTTCCCGCAGAGCCAGCAGTCCAGGCATTTCTTTTTCGGCAATGGAAATCTCTTTCCTGCCCCACTCCGCTAAACTTAGATCCGCTACTTTGTAATCCGCCATTTTTTTGCTCCTCTTTGTATAATATTATACGGCACAATAAATATCTTTGCCTCCGCGCGTGGTGACCGGACACTTCGCCAGCGTATCCGCAGGATACTCTCCTCGACTCCGCTCAGGGAACGGTAATTCGCGTTATTTCACGAAAAACCTTTAATCTTTCGTCCAAATCCGCTTTGGTTATTTCCGCCAGTCTTTCGCAGCCGAAACCCTGCACATTGAAAGACGCGACTATGGTGGCATAAACCAGCGCGGCGCGCAAAACAGCCCAATCCAGACCGCTCGCGCTGAGCGCTGTCGAAGCGCTGGCAATATAACTCATAAAACCGCCGGCAAAACTATCCCCCGCGCCAGTCGGGTCAATTATCTCGTCCAGAGGCATGGACGGCGTGGCGGCTACCTGTTTTTCGGAGATCAGCAACGCTCCATGCTCGCCTTTTTTGATTATAACATAGCGCAGGCGGCCGGTCATTAAAAGTCCGCGCGCCGCGCGTAGCAGATTGTCCTCGCCGGTCAGCTGACGTATCTCCGCGTCATTGATAAAAAGCAGATCGGCTCCGGCTATGGCTTTTAAAAGATCTGTTTTTTGACTGGCGATCCAGTAATTCATCGTGTCCAGCGCGCCAAATTTCCGCGCGGGCAATTGCGCAAAGATTTTAGTCTGCAGGACAGGGTCGATATTACCCAAAAAAACAAAGCCGCTGTCGAGATATTCCGGCGGCAGCGCGGGGTCAAACTGGGTCAGCACATTGAGATCGGTCTGCACGGTGTGCGCCTCGTTCAAATCTTTTTCGTAAAAGCCGCGCCAGGCAAAAGTCTGGCCTTCTTTTATTGTCTTGAGTCCTCGCAGATCCACACCGCGCTTTTGCAAAAAGTCCAGATATTCCGCTTCGAAATCGCCGCCGACCACGCTTAAAAGATTAACTCGCTCCAATAATATAGAAGCCGCCACCGCCGCGTGCAACGCCG
This portion of the Candidatus Margulisiibacteriota bacterium genome encodes:
- a CDS encoding BrnA antitoxin family protein, which codes for MAIVRMTDEEIKKKYPVTSKDLKLIRKIKDAQIDYSDCPDVAELLAKGQARRVGRPKKEYTKRTISIRLYDYDLAALRKSGRGWQTRISDLVSEQIK
- a CDS encoding DUF374 domain-containing protein is translated as MFVGLTQFFKKKGLIWLYRLISPTLRLDCAELDALTAQYLQAGRSILFCCWHEVTFAGFYWFRRRDAGVLMEASLKGDVLAAMANSYGMRDFRITDDHKSPQTVRGTVGFIKHLRAGHCGVIALDGPNGPRRAAKSGMVRIAEKANAVIFPIGAAYSRKIIFRGRWDKYQLPLWGSRAALRVLQPLEIPPELTPEQEKALQEEIVRDLNKAMELAENAVKKQKPGV
- a CDS encoding sigma 54-interacting transcriptional regulator, with translation MKAPAANRELEELSVLFELSQKINISNDLQDILNTILDILSRKMGMTRGTVTLLKPYTDDLIIEAAHGLSYDAKQRGHYKLGEGITGKVAASGKPMIISNISDEPRFLNKTKTRSELDKQNISFICVPIKVGKETIGVLNVDKLFQKDIALDEDLRLLMIISSMLGQAVKIHRAINEERDKLRAEAEKLRSQLSEKFNFTNIIGNSSQMHDVYVQIHQASKGNASILIRGESGTGKELVAQAIHYNSIRSARPFVKVNCAAIPAELIETELFGHEKGAFTGAHQQKKGKFELAHGGTIFLDEVGDLSMPTQVKLLRVLQEKEFERVGGVETIKTNFRLISATNKNLETMIKDSLFREDLYYRLNVFSIFLPPLRDRRTDILLLAEHFLKTYAEENNKKINRISTPAIDMMMTYHWPGNVRELENCIERAVLVCEGETIHGHHLPPSLQTNTQRGQTEEISFEEKVATYEKDLIIDALKATRGNISKTAELLHTTVRIIGYKMKQYALDYKTYR
- a CDS encoding shikimate dehydrogenase — its product is MVKKIYVIGWPVEHSLSPEMHNAAFRALGLDYVYEKLAAPPEELAAVLHKLRQDPDCAGANITIPHKKAAAALADELDRGARECGSVNTLVCRAGRLVGYSADGAGYLAGLRADNIDPGNKNIVLFGNGGAAQSIIPVLRPLAKKLTIVARQDTRPDIGAADIVINATSVGMSPRVDATILPEPELLAQIHSGQIFSDIVYAPRQTLFLKNAAARGAVIHEGWKMLLWQGALAFELFTGQPAPVEIMQKALLEKLQDTLEKGAE
- a CDS encoding DUF1902 domain-containing protein translates to MQNYNIALVWDEEAQVWLAKNDQIPLAMESGSFDALIERVKTAVPELLELNAEKHQAVHLLFKAERLAQVA
- a CDS encoding type II toxin-antitoxin system HicA family toxin; the protein is MAEFEKKVRAKLKENGCSFQRRGKGDHDIWYSPISNHYFPVDSRIKSRHTANAIMKQAGVDFHF
- a CDS encoding M23 family metallopeptidase; amino-acid sequence: MRKFIWFCALLSCLYSATLNVTPRRPLQGNSVKLELLTETAVQNASVALRGKTVPLYLSAPNKYTTILGTYMDWPTGDYTLKVAYQINNRPYEMPAVITLQDGNFDVETLVIPRQKQEEGATDMTVLSKENATLGTAFRAWKSGSYVSGAFTFPLQNTKTPVTSPYGVQRHYKNYQGQPLYSWAHRGIDYAAVLNTPVYAAQNGIIAVAEQMQVHGGTIVIDHGQGIMSIYNHLAKINVKKDQYVTKNALIGYSGNTGHTTGPHLHYGLSVHDVRVNPQEWFGKK
- a CDS encoding PIN domain-containing protein; this encodes MAKIFIDSNILVYALDKYHKKKQLLARQTLKSIVENNNAVISTQVLQEFYTVCTRKLQLAPLRVKEYVHNYSENLEVVQNSPELIERGIDISIISQISFWDALLIASAEYAKCSELITEDLNAGQIINGLKIRNPFAA
- the ahcY gene encoding adenosylhomocysteinase, giving the protein MADYKVADLSLAEWGRKEISIAEKEMPGLLALREKYGREKPLKGVRISGSLHMTVQTAVLIETLTALGAEVRWCSCNIFSTQDHAAAAIAKAGIPVFAWKGESLEDYWRCTSQALTFPGDQGPQLIVDDGGDATLLIHKGYELENGSDWVKTPSGSHEEDIIKKLLISEKNKSRWHDVVKEWQGVSEETTTGVHRLYQMREAGRLLVPAINVNDSVTKSKFDNLYGCRESLADGIKRATDVMIAGKVAVVCGYGDVGKGCARSMRGFGARVIVTEIDPICALQAALEGFEVTAVEDTLGIGDVYVTTTGNTDIITLEHLQKMKDQAIVCNIGHFDNEIQVDRLNAAPGVKKLNIKPQVDQYTFPDGRAIFLLAEGRLVNLGCATGHPSFVMSNSFANQTLAQLDLWKNKDVYKPGVYRLSKVLDEEVARLHLAKIGVKLTKLTKKQADYLGVPLNGPYKAEHYRY
- a CDS encoding PfkB family carbohydrate kinase; translated protein: MTKLLLAGTVAYDSLRTPRGERPRILGGSALHAAVAASILLERVNLLSVVGGDFEAEYLDFLQKRGVDLRGLKTIKEGQTFAWRGFYEKDLNEAHTVQTDLNVLTQFDPALPPEYLDSGFVFLGNIDPVLQTKIFAQLPARKFGALDTMNYWIASQKTDLLKAIAGADLLFINDAEIRQLTGEDNLLRAARGLLMTGRLRYVIIKKGEHGALLISEKQVAATPSMPLDEIIDPTGAGDSFAGGFMSYIASASTALSASGLDWAVLRAALVYATIVASFNVQGFGCERLAEITKADLDERLKVFREITRITVP